One genomic window of Bombus fervidus isolate BK054 chromosome 14, iyBomFerv1, whole genome shotgun sequence includes the following:
- the Stol gene encoding voltage-dependent calcium channel subunit stolid isoform X1, protein MFLSVEKFVHCGVLLLLWIKSSYQQEEDIPHNEVKNWALKFGVDLWEFGKQVTKMSEIQRKYHDMEAQVEKKDGLVVVRDIATEVKNMLDFKMNAVMRLVESAEQAAVSAPRDGNVVPKYYPSQRFDVASDGKMSGTGQEPLLSTNRHFDHLAVNITFSAVLLPAGVKEIDREVAAGIQWSQYLDLLFVNNYESDSSLSWQYYGATSGFLRRFPAISWPPIEERSFSTGKSANRVVRDVYDFRISNWFVGAANSPKDLAILVDIDCYASERNKRLAVTTIKTILDTLGPNDYVNVYRYGDTAEEIVQCFKDSLVQASPENIQELKIATSSMKHEEMPKNISAALGTAFEILHKYNKTVQGSQCNQAIMLITTDNAGLPTEVIKRYNSPHMPIRIFTYLIGGDKSPELHNVACSNKGFYARITELEDIRSKVFEYIKVLARPMVLYQHEHPIHWSPAYVGGKSGRYGKEHIGQLMMSVTAPILDRRNYTTKTANLLGIVGTDVPIEEIQKLVSPYKLGVNAYSFIVDNNGRVLYHPDLRPLPGNVDYEETLKPTYINVDLSEVELAEYDGPLHPLNNSLLLDLRHDMIDQKEGETSFAIKIHYDNMRRVTIRRHNYFYTPIEGTPFSLGLALPENYGMFQLKAEQEIKRAIINVTDYFKGNNWKVHPDWVYCEYSSASDKWFPTPEERVLHFLARTQSPGWKWMSLRPRSPSSHHKQASKPDKDAYYCDKTLVQSLVLDALVTDGFDKRGAMHKEENQSPIAILMALLHSQGKGTFGVTRSFIATKSGLFRWHEHQQTEETTNEPPFADEYARAIDSSWYKRAVDQHYIEPESFVFSVPFDAADSPNPLVTATHAVFIGTGHRAPAAVVGLQFQHSSLASRFVNITSTCSGTSCKKNCASEALDCYILDNNGFIIISERHEHTGKFFGEIDGTIMDSLVQDRIYRKVTVTDYQGTCSPQESHQSAAPRTFSGSIMTTIAILGNFLWSMAFGFNFQNLWQVAFAFAGESARALDEDSMGEFHEFDPLVISRDSIDETTEGNEEAFPRLPAIAAATPVSPGTTRATSAHYPQRNLRSCEKKTDLYILQPERLNTSGQSNPLKGKLTNCHDTGCERPFSVQKIRHTNLILLVVDTLCPCGSKQLSIEPIEALTEPGACIARRERLYRRRPPKCINYHPEEMEIKFCGSASRPCRFFSTLVIAIVSSTLAARFA, encoded by the exons ATGTTTCTGTCCGTGGAAAAATTTGTGCACTGTGGAGTGTTGTTACTGTTATGGATCAAATCAAGTTATCAGCAAGAAGAGGATATACCTCATAACGA AGTAAAGAACTGGGCCTTAAAATTTGGCGTTGATTTATGGGAATTTGGCAAACAAGTTACGAAAATGAGCGAAATACAAAGG AAATATCACGATATGGAAGCGCAAGTTGAGAAAAAGGATGGACTGGTCGTTGTCCGAGACATAGCCACGGAAGTAAAAAACATGTTGGACTTTAAAATGAACGCCGTTATG AGGTTGGTAGAGAGTGCCGAACAGGCAGCTGTGTCGGCACCGAGAGACGGGAACGTAGTGCCGAAATATTATCCTTCTCAGCGTTTCGACGTTGCTTCAGACGGAAAAATGTCGGGAACGGGACAAGAACCCTTGCTCTCGACTAATCGACACTTCGATCACTTAGCTGTGAACATTACTTTTTCGGCCGTTTTATTACCTGCTGGAGTAAAAGAAATTG ATCGCGAAGTAGCCGCTGGTATCCAATGGAGTCAATATTTGGATTTGTtgtttgttaataattacGAGAGCGATTCTTCGCTTTCCTGGCAATATTACGGAGCGACTTCGGGATTCTTAAGACGTTTTCCTG CAATTTCTTGGCCGCCTATCGAGGAACGAAGTTTCAGCACTGGTAAAAGCGCGAATCGAGTCGTTCGAGACGTGTACGATTTCCGAATTTCTAACTGGTTCGTTGGAGCCGCGAATAGTCCGAAAGACCTGGCGATATTGGTCGATATCGACTGCTACGCCTCAGAGAGGAATAAGCGTTTGGCCGTAACTACTATTAAAACTATACTCGATACCTTGGGTCCTAACGATTACgttaacgtttatcgttacgGAGATACCGCGGAAGAGATCGTACAATGCTTCAAAGACAGTTTGGTTCAAGCGTCACCTGAAAATATCCAAGAATTGAAAATAGCAACGAGTTCTATGAAGCACGAGGAAATGCCAAAAAATATCTCGGCTGCTCTTGGGACCGCGTTTGAGATTCttcataaatataacaaaacgGTACAAGGGAGTCAGTGCAATCAAGCGATCATGTTAATTACTACGGATAACGCTGGCCTACCTACAGAGGTGATAAAACGATACAATTCGCCTCACATGCCTATCCGTATTTTTACGTATCTAATTGGTGGTGACAAAAGTCCGGAATTACACAACGTAGCATGCTCGAACAAAG GATTCTACGCGAGGATCACTGAACTGGAAGACATTAGAAGTAAAGTTTTCGAATATATAAAAGTGCTCGCACGACCTATGGTGCTCTACCAACACGAACATCCTATTCATTGGAGTCCAGCTTACGTTGGCGGAAAG AGCGGTAGATATGGTAAAGAACACATTGGCCAGTTAATGATGTCAGTCACCGCGCCTATTTTAGATCGTCGGAATTATACG ACGAAAACGGCTAACTTATTGGGTATCGTCGGCACGGATGTACCTATAGAAGAGATACAGAAGTTGGTTTCACCTTATAAG TTGGGTGTCAACGCATATTCTTTTATCGTCGACAATAACGGCCGCGTTTTGTATCATCCGGATTTACGACCATTG CCAGGAAACGTAGAC TACGAGGAAACGTTAAAACCCACGTATATCAACGTAGATTTGTCGGAAGTCGAACTTGCCGAGTACGATGGACCGTTGCACCCGTTGAATAATTCCCTTCTGCTCGAT TTGAGGCACGACATGATTGATCAAAAAGAAGGGGAAACTAGTTTCGCCATCAAAATTCATTACGACAATATG AGACGAGTTACCATTAGACGtcacaattatttttatacaccgATAGAAGGAACTCCGTTTTCATTGGGGCTGGCATTGCCCGAAAACTATGGTATGTTTCAATTGAAGGCCGAACAAGAAATCAAACGTGCGATAATAAACG TAACCGACTATTTCAAGGGGAACAATTGGAAGGTGCATCCCGATTGGGTGTACTGTGAATATAGTTCGGCTTCCGATAAGTGGTTTCCTACCCCCGAAGAACGCGTTCTCCATTTTTTGGCACGAACGCAAAGTCCGGGGTGGAAATGGATGTCCTTGAGACCAAGGAGTCCGAGCTCGCATCATAAACAAGCGAGCAAGCCCGACAAAGATGCTTATTATT GTGATAAAACGTTAGTGCAGTCCCTCGTGTTGGATGCGTTGGTCACCGACGGTTTCGACAAAAGAGGTGCGATGCACAAAGAGGAAAATCAAAG CCCTATTGCCATACTGATGGCTCTACTGCACAG TCAAGGAAAAGGCACGTTCGGTGTAACAAGGAGTTTCATCGCAACGAAAAGCGGCCTATTTCGTTGGCACGAGCATCAACAAACTGAAGAAACCACGAACGAACC CCCGTTTGCTGACGAGTATGCAAGAGCTATAGATTCTTCATGGTATAAACGCGCCGTCGACCAACACTATATAGAACCGGAAAGTTTCGTTTTCAGCGTGCCTTTTGACGCCG CCGACAGCCCCAATCCACTGGTCACGGCCACTCACGCGGTTTTCATCGGGACGGGACATAGAGCACCAGCAGCGGTCGTAGGTTTACAGTTTCAACATTCTTCACTGGCCTCTCGTTTCGTCAACATTACTTCGACG TGCAGTGGTACGAGCTGCAAGAAGAACTGCGCTTCCGAAGCATTAGACTGCTACATCTTAGACAATAACGGTTTCATTATAATCAGCGAACGACACGAGCATACCGGGAAATTCTTCGGCGAAATCGACGGTACTATAATGGATTCTCTGGTTCAGGACAGGATTTATAG GAAAGTAACGGTGACCGATTACCAGGGCACTTGTAGTCCGCAAGAATCTCATCAATCGGCCGCACCGAGGACTTTCTCCGGATCCATCATGACGACGATCGCGATACTGGGAAATTTTCTGTGGAGCATGGCGTTcggttttaattttcaaaatttatggCAAGTTGCTTTCGCGTTCGCTGGCGAATCCGCGAGGGCACTCGATG AAGACTCGATGGGAGAATTTCACGAGTTCGATCCGCTCGTGATAAGTAGAGACTCGATCGACGAAACAACGGAGGGCAACGAAGAAGCGTTCCCAAGGCTTCCGGCAATTGCCGCCGCAACCCCTGTTTCTCCCGGGACAACGCGAGCTACGTCCGCCCATTATCCACAGAGAAATTTGAGATCTTGCGAGAAGAAGACGGATCTTTATATTCTACAACCCGAGAGATTGAATACCAGCGGTCAAAGTAATCCGTTGAAAGGAAAGTTAACCAACTGTCATGACACCGGTTGCGAAAG GCCGTTCAGCGTACAAAAGATTCGCCATACGAATTTGATTCTGCTGGTGGTAGACACGTTGTGTCCATGCGGGAGTAAACAATTGAGCATCGAGCCCATAGAGGCTCTGACGGAGCCTGGTGCTTGTATCGCGAGAAGAGAACGTTTGTATCGTCGTAGGCCTCCGAAATGTATAAACTACCATCCGGAGGAGATGGAGATCAAGTTTTGTGGTAGCGCGAGTCGTCCTTGTCGTTTCTTTTCCACGTTGGTTATCGCGATTGTTTCGAGCACACTCGCGGCGCGATTCGCGTGA
- the Stol gene encoding voltage-dependent calcium channel subunit stolid isoform X2, which translates to MFLSVEKFVHCGVLLLLWIKSSYQQEEDIPHNEVKNWALKFGVDLWEFGKQVTKMSEIQRKYHDMEAQVEKKDGLVVVRDIATEVKNMLDFKMNAVMRLVESAEQAAVSAPRDGNVVPKYYPSQRFDVASDGKMSGTGQEPLLSTNRHFDHLAVNITFSAVLLPAGVKEIDREVAAGIQWSQYLDLLFVNNYESDSSLSWQYYGATSGFLRRFPAISWPPIEERSFSTGKSANRVVRDVYDFRISNWFVGAANSPKDLAILVDIDCYASERNKRLAVTTIKTILDTLGPNDYVNVYRYGDTAEEIVQCFKDSLVQASPENIQELKIATSSMKHEEMPKNISAALGTAFEILHKYNKTVQGSQCNQAIMLITTDNAGLPTEVIKRYNSPHMPIRIFTYLIGGDKSPELHNVACSNKGFYARITELEDIRSKVFEYIKVLARPMVLYQHEHPIHWSPAYVGGKSGRYGKEHIGQLMMSVTAPILDRRNYTTKTANLLGIVGTDVPIEEIQKLVSPYKLGVNAYSFIVDNNGRVLYHPDLRPLPGNVDYEETLKPTYINVDLSEVELAEYDGPLHPLNNSLLLDLRHDMIDQKEGETSFAIKIHYDNMRRVTIRRHNYFYTPIEGTPFSLGLALPENYGMFQLKAEQEIKRAIINVTDYFKGNNWKVHPDWVYCEYSSASDKWFPTPEERVLHFLARTQSPGWKWMSLRPRSPSSHHKQASKPDKDAYYCDKTLVQSLVLDALVTDGFDKRGAMHKEENQSPIAILMALLHSQGKGTFGVTRSFIATKSGLFRWHEHQQTEETTNEPPFADEYARAIDSSWYKRAVDQHYIEPESFVFSVPFDAADSPNPLVTATHAVFIGTGHRAPAAVVGLQFQHSSLASRFVNITSTCSGTSCKKNCASEALDCYILDNNGFIIISERHEHTGKFFGEIDGTIMDSLVQDRIYRKVTVTDYQGTCSPQESHQSAAPRTFSGSIMTTIAILGNFLWSMAFGFNFQNLWQVAFAFAGESARALDDSMGEFHEFDPLVISRDSIDETTEGNEEAFPRLPAIAAATPVSPGTTRATSAHYPQRNLRSCEKKTDLYILQPERLNTSGQSNPLKGKLTNCHDTGCERPFSVQKIRHTNLILLVVDTLCPCGSKQLSIEPIEALTEPGACIARRERLYRRRPPKCINYHPEEMEIKFCGSASRPCRFFSTLVIAIVSSTLAARFA; encoded by the exons ATGTTTCTGTCCGTGGAAAAATTTGTGCACTGTGGAGTGTTGTTACTGTTATGGATCAAATCAAGTTATCAGCAAGAAGAGGATATACCTCATAACGA AGTAAAGAACTGGGCCTTAAAATTTGGCGTTGATTTATGGGAATTTGGCAAACAAGTTACGAAAATGAGCGAAATACAAAGG AAATATCACGATATGGAAGCGCAAGTTGAGAAAAAGGATGGACTGGTCGTTGTCCGAGACATAGCCACGGAAGTAAAAAACATGTTGGACTTTAAAATGAACGCCGTTATG AGGTTGGTAGAGAGTGCCGAACAGGCAGCTGTGTCGGCACCGAGAGACGGGAACGTAGTGCCGAAATATTATCCTTCTCAGCGTTTCGACGTTGCTTCAGACGGAAAAATGTCGGGAACGGGACAAGAACCCTTGCTCTCGACTAATCGACACTTCGATCACTTAGCTGTGAACATTACTTTTTCGGCCGTTTTATTACCTGCTGGAGTAAAAGAAATTG ATCGCGAAGTAGCCGCTGGTATCCAATGGAGTCAATATTTGGATTTGTtgtttgttaataattacGAGAGCGATTCTTCGCTTTCCTGGCAATATTACGGAGCGACTTCGGGATTCTTAAGACGTTTTCCTG CAATTTCTTGGCCGCCTATCGAGGAACGAAGTTTCAGCACTGGTAAAAGCGCGAATCGAGTCGTTCGAGACGTGTACGATTTCCGAATTTCTAACTGGTTCGTTGGAGCCGCGAATAGTCCGAAAGACCTGGCGATATTGGTCGATATCGACTGCTACGCCTCAGAGAGGAATAAGCGTTTGGCCGTAACTACTATTAAAACTATACTCGATACCTTGGGTCCTAACGATTACgttaacgtttatcgttacgGAGATACCGCGGAAGAGATCGTACAATGCTTCAAAGACAGTTTGGTTCAAGCGTCACCTGAAAATATCCAAGAATTGAAAATAGCAACGAGTTCTATGAAGCACGAGGAAATGCCAAAAAATATCTCGGCTGCTCTTGGGACCGCGTTTGAGATTCttcataaatataacaaaacgGTACAAGGGAGTCAGTGCAATCAAGCGATCATGTTAATTACTACGGATAACGCTGGCCTACCTACAGAGGTGATAAAACGATACAATTCGCCTCACATGCCTATCCGTATTTTTACGTATCTAATTGGTGGTGACAAAAGTCCGGAATTACACAACGTAGCATGCTCGAACAAAG GATTCTACGCGAGGATCACTGAACTGGAAGACATTAGAAGTAAAGTTTTCGAATATATAAAAGTGCTCGCACGACCTATGGTGCTCTACCAACACGAACATCCTATTCATTGGAGTCCAGCTTACGTTGGCGGAAAG AGCGGTAGATATGGTAAAGAACACATTGGCCAGTTAATGATGTCAGTCACCGCGCCTATTTTAGATCGTCGGAATTATACG ACGAAAACGGCTAACTTATTGGGTATCGTCGGCACGGATGTACCTATAGAAGAGATACAGAAGTTGGTTTCACCTTATAAG TTGGGTGTCAACGCATATTCTTTTATCGTCGACAATAACGGCCGCGTTTTGTATCATCCGGATTTACGACCATTG CCAGGAAACGTAGAC TACGAGGAAACGTTAAAACCCACGTATATCAACGTAGATTTGTCGGAAGTCGAACTTGCCGAGTACGATGGACCGTTGCACCCGTTGAATAATTCCCTTCTGCTCGAT TTGAGGCACGACATGATTGATCAAAAAGAAGGGGAAACTAGTTTCGCCATCAAAATTCATTACGACAATATG AGACGAGTTACCATTAGACGtcacaattatttttatacaccgATAGAAGGAACTCCGTTTTCATTGGGGCTGGCATTGCCCGAAAACTATGGTATGTTTCAATTGAAGGCCGAACAAGAAATCAAACGTGCGATAATAAACG TAACCGACTATTTCAAGGGGAACAATTGGAAGGTGCATCCCGATTGGGTGTACTGTGAATATAGTTCGGCTTCCGATAAGTGGTTTCCTACCCCCGAAGAACGCGTTCTCCATTTTTTGGCACGAACGCAAAGTCCGGGGTGGAAATGGATGTCCTTGAGACCAAGGAGTCCGAGCTCGCATCATAAACAAGCGAGCAAGCCCGACAAAGATGCTTATTATT GTGATAAAACGTTAGTGCAGTCCCTCGTGTTGGATGCGTTGGTCACCGACGGTTTCGACAAAAGAGGTGCGATGCACAAAGAGGAAAATCAAAG CCCTATTGCCATACTGATGGCTCTACTGCACAG TCAAGGAAAAGGCACGTTCGGTGTAACAAGGAGTTTCATCGCAACGAAAAGCGGCCTATTTCGTTGGCACGAGCATCAACAAACTGAAGAAACCACGAACGAACC CCCGTTTGCTGACGAGTATGCAAGAGCTATAGATTCTTCATGGTATAAACGCGCCGTCGACCAACACTATATAGAACCGGAAAGTTTCGTTTTCAGCGTGCCTTTTGACGCCG CCGACAGCCCCAATCCACTGGTCACGGCCACTCACGCGGTTTTCATCGGGACGGGACATAGAGCACCAGCAGCGGTCGTAGGTTTACAGTTTCAACATTCTTCACTGGCCTCTCGTTTCGTCAACATTACTTCGACG TGCAGTGGTACGAGCTGCAAGAAGAACTGCGCTTCCGAAGCATTAGACTGCTACATCTTAGACAATAACGGTTTCATTATAATCAGCGAACGACACGAGCATACCGGGAAATTCTTCGGCGAAATCGACGGTACTATAATGGATTCTCTGGTTCAGGACAGGATTTATAG GAAAGTAACGGTGACCGATTACCAGGGCACTTGTAGTCCGCAAGAATCTCATCAATCGGCCGCACCGAGGACTTTCTCCGGATCCATCATGACGACGATCGCGATACTGGGAAATTTTCTGTGGAGCATGGCGTTcggttttaattttcaaaatttatggCAAGTTGCTTTCGCGTTCGCTGGCGAATCCGCGAGGGCACTCGATG ACTCGATGGGAGAATTTCACGAGTTCGATCCGCTCGTGATAAGTAGAGACTCGATCGACGAAACAACGGAGGGCAACGAAGAAGCGTTCCCAAGGCTTCCGGCAATTGCCGCCGCAACCCCTGTTTCTCCCGGGACAACGCGAGCTACGTCCGCCCATTATCCACAGAGAAATTTGAGATCTTGCGAGAAGAAGACGGATCTTTATATTCTACAACCCGAGAGATTGAATACCAGCGGTCAAAGTAATCCGTTGAAAGGAAAGTTAACCAACTGTCATGACACCGGTTGCGAAAG GCCGTTCAGCGTACAAAAGATTCGCCATACGAATTTGATTCTGCTGGTGGTAGACACGTTGTGTCCATGCGGGAGTAAACAATTGAGCATCGAGCCCATAGAGGCTCTGACGGAGCCTGGTGCTTGTATCGCGAGAAGAGAACGTTTGTATCGTCGTAGGCCTCCGAAATGTATAAACTACCATCCGGAGGAGATGGAGATCAAGTTTTGTGGTAGCGCGAGTCGTCCTTGTCGTTTCTTTTCCACGTTGGTTATCGCGATTGTTTCGAGCACACTCGCGGCGCGATTCGCGTGA
- the Stol gene encoding voltage-dependent calcium channel subunit stolid isoform X4, with product MFLSVEKFVHCGVLLLLWIKSSYQQEEDIPHNEVKNWALKFGVDLWEFGKQVTKMSEIQRKYHDMEAQVEKKDGLVVVRDIATEVKNMLDFKMNAVMRLVESAEQAAVSAPRDGNVVPKYYPSQRFDVASDGKMSGTGQEPLLSTNRHFDHLAVNITFSAVLLPAGVKEIDREVAAGIQWSQYLDLLFVNNYESDSSLSWQYYGATSGFLRRFPAISWPPIEERSFSTGKSANRVVRDVYDFRISNWFVGAANSPKDLAILVDIDCYASERNKRLAVTTIKTILDTLGPNDYVNVYRYGDTAEEIVQCFKDSLVQASPENIQELKIATSSMKHEEMPKNISAALGTAFEILHKYNKTVQGSQCNQAIMLITTDNAGLPTEVIKRYNSPHMPIRIFTYLIGGDKSPELHNVACSNKGFYARITELEDIRSKVFEYIKVLARPMVLYQHEHPIHWSPAYVGGKSGRYGKEHIGQLMMSVTAPILDRRNYTTKTANLLGIVGTDVPIEEIQKLVSPYKLGVNAYSFIVDNNGRVLYHPDLRPLPGNVDYEETLKPTYINVDLSEVELAEYDGPLHPLNNSLLLDLRHDMIDQKEGETSFAIKIHYDNMRRVTIRRHNYFYTPIEGTPFSLGLALPENYGMFQLKAEQEIKRAIINVTDYFKGNNWKVHPDWVYCEYSSASDKWFPTPEERVLHFLARTQSPGWKWMSLRPRSPSSHHKQASKPDKDAYYCDKTLVQSLVLDALVTDGFDKRGAMHKEENQSQGKGTFGVTRSFIATKSGLFRWHEHQQTEETTNEPPFADEYARAIDSSWYKRAVDQHYIEPESFVFSVPFDAADSPNPLVTATHAVFIGTGHRAPAAVVGLQFQHSSLASRFVNITSTCSGTSCKKNCASEALDCYILDNNGFIIISERHEHTGKFFGEIDGTIMDSLVQDRIYRKVTVTDYQGTCSPQESHQSAAPRTFSGSIMTTIAILGNFLWSMAFGFNFQNLWQVAFAFAGESARALDDSMGEFHEFDPLVISRDSIDETTEGNEEAFPRLPAIAAATPVSPGTTRATSAHYPQRNLRSCEKKTDLYILQPERLNTSGQSNPLKGKLTNCHDTGCERPFSVQKIRHTNLILLVVDTLCPCGSKQLSIEPIEALTEPGACIARRERLYRRRPPKCINYHPEEMEIKFCGSASRPCRFFSTLVIAIVSSTLAARFA from the exons ATGTTTCTGTCCGTGGAAAAATTTGTGCACTGTGGAGTGTTGTTACTGTTATGGATCAAATCAAGTTATCAGCAAGAAGAGGATATACCTCATAACGA AGTAAAGAACTGGGCCTTAAAATTTGGCGTTGATTTATGGGAATTTGGCAAACAAGTTACGAAAATGAGCGAAATACAAAGG AAATATCACGATATGGAAGCGCAAGTTGAGAAAAAGGATGGACTGGTCGTTGTCCGAGACATAGCCACGGAAGTAAAAAACATGTTGGACTTTAAAATGAACGCCGTTATG AGGTTGGTAGAGAGTGCCGAACAGGCAGCTGTGTCGGCACCGAGAGACGGGAACGTAGTGCCGAAATATTATCCTTCTCAGCGTTTCGACGTTGCTTCAGACGGAAAAATGTCGGGAACGGGACAAGAACCCTTGCTCTCGACTAATCGACACTTCGATCACTTAGCTGTGAACATTACTTTTTCGGCCGTTTTATTACCTGCTGGAGTAAAAGAAATTG ATCGCGAAGTAGCCGCTGGTATCCAATGGAGTCAATATTTGGATTTGTtgtttgttaataattacGAGAGCGATTCTTCGCTTTCCTGGCAATATTACGGAGCGACTTCGGGATTCTTAAGACGTTTTCCTG CAATTTCTTGGCCGCCTATCGAGGAACGAAGTTTCAGCACTGGTAAAAGCGCGAATCGAGTCGTTCGAGACGTGTACGATTTCCGAATTTCTAACTGGTTCGTTGGAGCCGCGAATAGTCCGAAAGACCTGGCGATATTGGTCGATATCGACTGCTACGCCTCAGAGAGGAATAAGCGTTTGGCCGTAACTACTATTAAAACTATACTCGATACCTTGGGTCCTAACGATTACgttaacgtttatcgttacgGAGATACCGCGGAAGAGATCGTACAATGCTTCAAAGACAGTTTGGTTCAAGCGTCACCTGAAAATATCCAAGAATTGAAAATAGCAACGAGTTCTATGAAGCACGAGGAAATGCCAAAAAATATCTCGGCTGCTCTTGGGACCGCGTTTGAGATTCttcataaatataacaaaacgGTACAAGGGAGTCAGTGCAATCAAGCGATCATGTTAATTACTACGGATAACGCTGGCCTACCTACAGAGGTGATAAAACGATACAATTCGCCTCACATGCCTATCCGTATTTTTACGTATCTAATTGGTGGTGACAAAAGTCCGGAATTACACAACGTAGCATGCTCGAACAAAG GATTCTACGCGAGGATCACTGAACTGGAAGACATTAGAAGTAAAGTTTTCGAATATATAAAAGTGCTCGCACGACCTATGGTGCTCTACCAACACGAACATCCTATTCATTGGAGTCCAGCTTACGTTGGCGGAAAG AGCGGTAGATATGGTAAAGAACACATTGGCCAGTTAATGATGTCAGTCACCGCGCCTATTTTAGATCGTCGGAATTATACG ACGAAAACGGCTAACTTATTGGGTATCGTCGGCACGGATGTACCTATAGAAGAGATACAGAAGTTGGTTTCACCTTATAAG TTGGGTGTCAACGCATATTCTTTTATCGTCGACAATAACGGCCGCGTTTTGTATCATCCGGATTTACGACCATTG CCAGGAAACGTAGAC TACGAGGAAACGTTAAAACCCACGTATATCAACGTAGATTTGTCGGAAGTCGAACTTGCCGAGTACGATGGACCGTTGCACCCGTTGAATAATTCCCTTCTGCTCGAT TTGAGGCACGACATGATTGATCAAAAAGAAGGGGAAACTAGTTTCGCCATCAAAATTCATTACGACAATATG AGACGAGTTACCATTAGACGtcacaattatttttatacaccgATAGAAGGAACTCCGTTTTCATTGGGGCTGGCATTGCCCGAAAACTATGGTATGTTTCAATTGAAGGCCGAACAAGAAATCAAACGTGCGATAATAAACG TAACCGACTATTTCAAGGGGAACAATTGGAAGGTGCATCCCGATTGGGTGTACTGTGAATATAGTTCGGCTTCCGATAAGTGGTTTCCTACCCCCGAAGAACGCGTTCTCCATTTTTTGGCACGAACGCAAAGTCCGGGGTGGAAATGGATGTCCTTGAGACCAAGGAGTCCGAGCTCGCATCATAAACAAGCGAGCAAGCCCGACAAAGATGCTTATTATT GTGATAAAACGTTAGTGCAGTCCCTCGTGTTGGATGCGTTGGTCACCGACGGTTTCGACAAAAGAGGTGCGATGCACAAAGAGGAAAATCAAAG TCAAGGAAAAGGCACGTTCGGTGTAACAAGGAGTTTCATCGCAACGAAAAGCGGCCTATTTCGTTGGCACGAGCATCAACAAACTGAAGAAACCACGAACGAACC CCCGTTTGCTGACGAGTATGCAAGAGCTATAGATTCTTCATGGTATAAACGCGCCGTCGACCAACACTATATAGAACCGGAAAGTTTCGTTTTCAGCGTGCCTTTTGACGCCG CCGACAGCCCCAATCCACTGGTCACGGCCACTCACGCGGTTTTCATCGGGACGGGACATAGAGCACCAGCAGCGGTCGTAGGTTTACAGTTTCAACATTCTTCACTGGCCTCTCGTTTCGTCAACATTACTTCGACG TGCAGTGGTACGAGCTGCAAGAAGAACTGCGCTTCCGAAGCATTAGACTGCTACATCTTAGACAATAACGGTTTCATTATAATCAGCGAACGACACGAGCATACCGGGAAATTCTTCGGCGAAATCGACGGTACTATAATGGATTCTCTGGTTCAGGACAGGATTTATAG GAAAGTAACGGTGACCGATTACCAGGGCACTTGTAGTCCGCAAGAATCTCATCAATCGGCCGCACCGAGGACTTTCTCCGGATCCATCATGACGACGATCGCGATACTGGGAAATTTTCTGTGGAGCATGGCGTTcggttttaattttcaaaatttatggCAAGTTGCTTTCGCGTTCGCTGGCGAATCCGCGAGGGCACTCGATG ACTCGATGGGAGAATTTCACGAGTTCGATCCGCTCGTGATAAGTAGAGACTCGATCGACGAAACAACGGAGGGCAACGAAGAAGCGTTCCCAAGGCTTCCGGCAATTGCCGCCGCAACCCCTGTTTCTCCCGGGACAACGCGAGCTACGTCCGCCCATTATCCACAGAGAAATTTGAGATCTTGCGAGAAGAAGACGGATCTTTATATTCTACAACCCGAGAGATTGAATACCAGCGGTCAAAGTAATCCGTTGAAAGGAAAGTTAACCAACTGTCATGACACCGGTTGCGAAAG GCCGTTCAGCGTACAAAAGATTCGCCATACGAATTTGATTCTGCTGGTGGTAGACACGTTGTGTCCATGCGGGAGTAAACAATTGAGCATCGAGCCCATAGAGGCTCTGACGGAGCCTGGTGCTTGTATCGCGAGAAGAGAACGTTTGTATCGTCGTAGGCCTCCGAAATGTATAAACTACCATCCGGAGGAGATGGAGATCAAGTTTTGTGGTAGCGCGAGTCGTCCTTGTCGTTTCTTTTCCACGTTGGTTATCGCGATTGTTTCGAGCACACTCGCGGCGCGATTCGCGTGA